In a genomic window of Corynebacterium choanae:
- a CDS encoding bile acid:sodium symporter family protein yields the protein MHVRSIPWLRRPRDPLIALILGAVVVAIIFPIHGAAADWFSIATKIAIALLFFLYGARLSPQEALKGLTHWRLHLTILGFTYVAFPLIGLGFMLLEGHWAQPLLPGLVYLTLVPSTVQSSVAFTSIARGNVAGAIVSASLSNLLGVVFTPLLVMLFMSRGGVHIDGSVFVDIAIQLLLPFVLGQLARPWVKTFAANKGTKIVDRGSITMVVYSAFSAGMVNGIWSSVSVSSILALVIFSIVLVAFMLWLTRTVANLLGFPREDMLAIQFCGTKKSLATGLPMAAVIFAGQSVSLLILPLMVFHQVQLMMCSALASRYAAQGSKL from the coding sequence ATGCACGTTCGTTCCATCCCCTGGCTTCGGCGACCCCGGGATCCGCTCATAGCCCTGATACTTGGCGCAGTCGTTGTTGCGATAATTTTCCCGATACACGGTGCTGCGGCCGACTGGTTCTCCATTGCCACGAAGATCGCTATCGCTCTGCTGTTCTTCCTCTACGGCGCACGACTCTCGCCACAGGAAGCACTCAAAGGGTTAACCCACTGGCGACTGCACCTCACGATCCTCGGCTTTACCTATGTAGCCTTTCCACTCATCGGGCTCGGCTTCATGTTGCTGGAGGGACATTGGGCGCAACCGCTCCTTCCCGGACTCGTGTATCTCACCTTGGTGCCATCGACGGTTCAATCATCTGTCGCATTCACTTCCATTGCCCGGGGCAATGTTGCCGGCGCAATTGTCAGCGCATCACTTTCCAACCTTCTAGGCGTAGTGTTCACACCGCTATTGGTCATGCTGTTCATGTCACGGGGTGGGGTGCATATCGATGGAAGCGTTTTTGTCGACATCGCCATCCAACTGCTTCTGCCCTTCGTCCTTGGACAGCTTGCCCGACCTTGGGTGAAAACCTTTGCGGCAAACAAGGGCACCAAGATTGTGGATCGCGGTTCCATCACGATGGTGGTGTATTCCGCATTCTCCGCAGGCATGGTGAACGGAATTTGGAGTAGCGTCTCAGTCTCATCAATTCTGGCGTTAGTGATCTTCTCCATTGTCCTTGTTGCTTTCATGCTGTGGTTAACACGAACAGTCGCTAACCTTTTAGGGTTCCCACGGGAAGATATGCTTGCGATCCAATTCTGCGGAACGAAGAAGTCACTCGCCACCGGCTTACCGATGGCTGCCGTGATCTTCGCCGGACAATCCGTGAGTCTTCTCATCTTGCCGTTAATGGTGTTCCATCAAGTACAACTGATGATGTGCTCGGCACTAGCAAGCCGCTATGCCGCACAAGGCTCGAAGCTATAA
- a CDS encoding rhodanese-related sulfurtransferase — MDSAREKGQTRILLYYCFAPVDDPQAVMLWQKTLCEMLGLKGRIIISKHGINGTVGGSLTACKMYTRRTREFAPFKNMEFKWSQGSADDFPRLSVKARDEIVAFGAPDEIKVDEQGIIGGGVHLKPEELHKLVEERGDELVFFDGRNAMEAEIGKFKDAIVPDVTTTHDFIAELESGKYDHLKDKPVVTYCTGGIRCEVLTPLMKNRGFQEVYQLDGGIVRYGERFGDSGLWEGSLYVFDRRMHMEFSDEAKQLGQCVHCETPTNDFVNCHNEACRKQTLMCASCAADEKKAYCERCVGTAANQ; from the coding sequence GTGGATAGCGCACGCGAAAAAGGCCAAACTCGAATTCTCCTTTACTACTGCTTCGCTCCAGTAGATGACCCACAAGCTGTCATGCTGTGGCAGAAAACGCTCTGCGAGATGTTGGGACTCAAGGGAAGAATCATCATCTCCAAACATGGCATTAACGGAACGGTCGGTGGTTCGCTCACCGCATGCAAGATGTACACTCGCCGCACCCGCGAATTTGCCCCATTTAAAAACATGGAATTTAAATGGTCACAAGGATCGGCCGACGACTTCCCACGGTTGTCGGTAAAGGCGCGTGACGAGATCGTGGCTTTCGGCGCCCCAGATGAGATCAAGGTTGACGAGCAAGGCATTATCGGCGGCGGTGTCCACCTCAAGCCGGAGGAGCTCCACAAGTTAGTGGAAGAACGAGGCGACGAGCTCGTATTCTTCGATGGACGCAATGCCATGGAAGCAGAGATCGGCAAATTCAAGGACGCTATCGTTCCTGATGTCACTACCACGCATGACTTCATTGCGGAACTTGAGTCTGGAAAATACGATCACCTGAAAGATAAGCCGGTGGTCACCTATTGCACCGGCGGTATCCGCTGTGAAGTGCTCACCCCCCTGATGAAGAATCGGGGCTTTCAGGAGGTTTACCAGCTAGATGGCGGTATTGTCCGCTATGGTGAACGCTTTGGCGACAGTGGCCTGTGGGAAGGCTCTCTCTATGTGTTTGACCGTCGCATGCACATGGAGTTTTCTGATGAAGCCAAGCAGCTCGGCCAATGCGTGCACTGCGAAACGCCGACCAATGACTTCGTGAACTGCCACAATGAAGCGTGCCGGAAACAGACGTTGATGTGTGCATCGTGTGCCGCAGACGAGAAAAAAGCCTATTGCGAACGTTGTGTAGGCACGGCCGCAAATCAGTAA
- a CDS encoding site-specific DNA-methyltransferase has product MPDLPAPLEEQSDTAAALLHVLASHAPAELRNDRGEVDPEALCCALEILAEQQSPTGEGYSFSWPGKQQAQQIASPAQLQQQSRLCRADGAAFQPATPLDHHALIVGDNLFGLAHYEHLTSEQPEVIYIDPPYNTGGSMVYADSFHDKRRARGTEPVGKHASWLSLMLPRLRLARDILADNGVIYVSIDDTEVAQLRLVMDELFGVRNHLATFVWETKRAARGVPPKHLVMTNHEYVLAYAKHASHFQFRGVEREIDGFHNPDEDPRGPWRSESMKATDRRSNVFTITDPVTGRRYTGNWAFTQETLTAMIADNRVVFPADPQGTPRQKKFFDSYRNPRKAFVTQLGWYSTEAATKALQRQFDGVRVFDFPKPQALLQFLLKQATDNGIVLDFFAGSGSTAEAVVACNAADGGNRRAVLMQQPEILPADAAARQLGLETISDITRARFERCLAVSNSDRSGTGAWPLQVYEITY; this is encoded by the coding sequence ATGCCGGACTTGCCAGCACCACTCGAGGAGCAATCAGACACAGCCGCAGCACTGCTGCATGTTTTAGCCTCGCATGCACCCGCCGAGTTACGAAATGACCGCGGCGAAGTCGACCCTGAAGCGCTGTGCTGTGCACTCGAGATCCTCGCTGAGCAACAATCCCCCACCGGCGAAGGCTATAGTTTTAGCTGGCCGGGAAAACAGCAGGCACAACAAATCGCTTCACCTGCACAGTTACAGCAGCAATCACGGCTGTGTCGTGCCGACGGTGCCGCGTTCCAGCCTGCGACACCACTGGATCATCATGCGCTCATTGTTGGCGATAACCTCTTTGGGCTTGCCCACTATGAACACTTGACCAGCGAGCAGCCGGAAGTTATCTATATTGATCCGCCATATAACACCGGTGGCAGCATGGTGTATGCAGACTCATTCCACGATAAGCGCCGTGCCCGCGGCACCGAACCGGTTGGGAAACATGCTTCGTGGCTGAGCTTGATGCTGCCGCGGCTCCGCCTTGCCCGGGATATTCTTGCCGATAATGGAGTGATCTATGTCAGCATTGACGATACGGAAGTAGCGCAACTGCGCCTAGTGATGGATGAGCTATTCGGGGTACGGAATCATCTTGCAACCTTCGTCTGGGAGACGAAACGTGCCGCCCGAGGTGTCCCACCAAAACACCTGGTGATGACGAATCACGAATATGTGTTGGCCTATGCCAAACATGCTTCCCACTTCCAGTTTCGGGGGGTGGAACGTGAGATTGACGGCTTTCACAATCCGGATGAGGATCCCCGCGGGCCGTGGCGCTCTGAATCGATGAAAGCAACAGATCGGCGCAGCAATGTTTTCACCATCACCGATCCGGTCACGGGACGCCGCTATACGGGGAATTGGGCATTTACGCAAGAGACCCTCACGGCAATGATCGCGGACAATCGGGTGGTGTTCCCTGCTGATCCGCAGGGCACGCCACGGCAAAAGAAGTTCTTTGATTCTTATCGAAATCCCCGCAAAGCCTTTGTTACCCAACTTGGCTGGTACTCGACAGAAGCTGCTACGAAAGCGCTACAGCGTCAATTCGATGGTGTGCGGGTGTTTGACTTCCCTAAGCCGCAGGCATTGCTGCAATTTTTGCTCAAGCAGGCGACGGATAATGGCATTGTGCTGGATTTTTTCGCCGGCTCCGGATCCACCGCCGAGGCTGTGGTGGCGTGTAATGCTGCCGATGGCGGGAATCGTCGAGCAGTGTTGATGCAACAACCGGAAATATTGCCGGCCGATGCTGCCGCCCGCCAGCTGGGGCTAGAAACCATCAGCGATATCACCCGTGCCCGTTTTGAACGATGTCTTGCGGTCTCGAATTCTGACCGCTCCGGAACCGGTGCGTGGCCGTTGCAAGTATATGAGATAACCTACTAA
- a CDS encoding DUF2200 family protein: MAYDVTAAPFVDIYRLYLAKIERKGRTEAALRAALCWVTGLTDKSLQELLDEGVSVRDFFATAPMPEEATELITGTVCGVKLAEVTDPLMLDI, translated from the coding sequence ATGGCCTATGACGTTACTGCTGCCCCGTTTGTCGATATCTATCGGTTGTATCTCGCCAAAATCGAGCGGAAGGGACGCACTGAGGCGGCGCTACGGGCAGCGCTGTGCTGGGTGACTGGTCTGACTGATAAGTCCCTGCAGGAACTTCTCGATGAGGGTGTCTCTGTGCGTGACTTTTTTGCGACTGCACCGATGCCAGAGGAAGCAACCGAGCTGATCACTGGCACTGTGTGTGGTGTGAAACTTGCCGAGGTCACCGACCCGTTGATGTTGGATATTTGA